Proteins encoded within one genomic window of Mycoplasma phocoenae:
- a CDS encoding diadenylate cyclase: MNDMLIVANFIILSIIFVGLSAWIFIWMYRKQFISSVRKNKVSKSTKIRLIHQLNESLLSLSKNKTGAIITVEMTDKLDNLRTDGVIINANISSSLIITIFNKNTPLHDGAIIIRDNKIVYASTYYKITKKSVDNKYGARHRAALGISEISDSVTFVVSEEHGGISLAHNGSLTPIFKEQLQETLVNIFKEY, from the coding sequence ATGAATGATATGTTAATTGTTGCTAATTTCATTATTTTATCAATAATCTTTGTTGGTTTATCAGCTTGAATCTTTATTTGAATGTATAGAAAACAATTTATAAGCTCAGTAAGAAAAAATAAAGTAAGTAAAAGTACAAAAATTAGATTAATTCACCAATTAAATGAAAGTTTATTATCTTTATCCAAAAATAAAACAGGAGCAATAATTACTGTCGAAATGACTGATAAGCTAGATAATTTAAGAACTGATGGAGTAATCATAAATGCTAATATTTCAAGTTCATTAATTATCACTATATTTAATAAAAATACACCATTACACGATGGTGCTATTATCATCCGTGATAACAAAATTGTATATGCATCAACATACTATAAAATTACAAAAAAATCTGTAGATAATAAATACGGTGCACGTCATCGTGCTGCCTTAGGTATTAGTGAAATTTCTGACTCAGTTACATTTGTTGTTTCAGAAGAACACGGTGGAATATCCCTAGCCCATAATGGTTCACTGACACCAATTTTTAAAGAACAATTGCAAGAAACATTGGTAAACATTTTTAAAGAATATTAG
- a CDS encoding ABC transporter ATP-binding protein: MKNIYCEKHWNKQVCRKPVDGLDEMLNAYPNKNNLVEMRHVDIEYGFGAKKFTAIKDLSLNIYEGEILGLVGESGSGKSTTGRALIGLTPHAFGSIKIIDRIIPKNINKGITFTKKHKEMINFMVNKVQMIFQDPTNSLNPYANVERVVGEGLQNTKNAKHIYMLEHDRVTITELHKQIKSINARLKKIDQLIHLYNKEYNNAIDSSYNFIYSNIYEHVIELNKKYKNFNSALTYLDERKSDWALANKKSEKEARYELIIDILKQVGLDESVLNRYPLEFSGGQQQRLGISRSVVIQPKLLIADEPISALDVSIQAQVINIFKELKERFDLTMLLIAHDLRMVEYISDRIAVINKGVLLEIGPTHEVSKNSYHPYTKSLLEAVPSITGEKGSLLGTEYDPSIHNYSADNQPKWQNLGNGHFVLLTDDELKEIKKQKKSKK; this comes from the coding sequence GGATTCGGTGCAAAAAAATTTACCGCCATTAAAGATTTATCATTGAACATCTATGAAGGTGAAATATTGGGTTTAGTTGGTGAATCTGGTTCAGGTAAATCTACAACAGGTAGAGCATTAATAGGATTAACACCACACGCCTTTGGTTCTATAAAAATTATTGATAGAATTATTCCTAAAAACATCAATAAAGGTATCACTTTCACAAAAAAACATAAAGAAATGATTAATTTTATGGTCAATAAAGTTCAAATGATTTTCCAAGATCCAACTAACTCACTGAACCCATATGCAAACGTGGAAAGAGTAGTTGGTGAAGGTTTGCAAAATACAAAAAATGCTAAACATATTTATATGTTAGAACATGATAGAGTTACAATTACTGAATTGCATAAACAAATAAAATCAATTAATGCTAGATTGAAAAAAATTGATCAATTAATTCATTTATATAACAAAGAATATAATAATGCAATTGATTCTTCTTACAATTTTATATATTCTAATATTTATGAACACGTTATTGAATTAAACAAAAAATATAAGAATTTCAACTCAGCTTTAACATATCTCGATGAAAGAAAATCTGATTGAGCATTGGCTAATAAAAAAAGCGAAAAAGAAGCAAGATATGAATTAATTATTGACATTTTAAAACAAGTAGGATTAGATGAATCTGTATTAAACCGTTATCCATTAGAATTTTCAGGTGGACAACAACAACGTTTAGGAATCAGTCGTTCAGTAGTTATCCAACCTAAATTATTGATAGCTGATGAGCCTATATCTGCTCTTGATGTTTCAATCCAAGCTCAAGTTATTAATATTTTCAAAGAACTTAAAGAAAGATTCGATTTAACAATGTTATTAATAGCGCACGATTTAAGAATGGTTGAATACATTTCAGACCGTATCGCCGTTATTAATAAAGGAGTATTATTAGAAATAGGGCCTACACATGAAGTTTCAAAAAACTCATATCATCCTTATACTAAATCTTTATTGGAAGCCGTGCCTTCAATTACTGGAGAAAAAGGTTCTTTATTAGGAACTGAATATGACCCTTCAATTCATAATTACTCAGCAGATAACCAACCTAAATGACAAAATTTAGGAAACGGACATTTTGTTTTACTAACCGATGATGAATTAAAAGAAATTAAAAAACAAAAGAAATCTAAAAAATAA
- the mgtE gene encoding magnesium transporter translates to MNNELTLSQLKNALQFKNVHLIQKYVSITPNATIAEQIELLNEYERVFFFRIVNPKDSGEIFSYLEPEIQEEVINSFTDKELESILNDLYLDDIVDLIGEMPANISVKILRNVKNKEDRLKINKLLKYSDEAVGSIMSVDFISLNESMTCSKAIETIRRKRDEAELVHYYVVTNAEQEVVGVTTLENIVFVDTRRGTLVQEVIEPVQVININMTKEEAAVIFSEHDMSILPVVNDKNKLLGIITADDVIDVLHEEATEDMYKMAGIASDEEISYGKDTIKTIVKSRIFWLIILMVGSTLSQLVIQIFQDKIENSTYFATAISTAIVVSMVPVISGTAGNAGAQAATTVTRALALNEIKGNKWKVIRSELIGGAIIGLILFVINFVRLILYFTATGDLVHPEEGKITQLGIIIMCLVSSLSMFLAVIFAKFVGTIVPLIASKMNKDPAVMSSPILATLTDATSTVIFFAIAMALFKLLI, encoded by the coding sequence ATGAATAATGAATTAACTCTAAGCCAGTTAAAAAATGCACTCCAATTTAAAAATGTTCATTTAATTCAAAAATACGTTAGCATAACACCTAATGCTACTATTGCTGAACAAATAGAACTTTTAAATGAATACGAACGTGTATTCTTTTTTAGAATTGTAAACCCTAAAGATTCCGGGGAAATTTTTTCATATTTAGAACCAGAAATTCAAGAAGAAGTAATCAATAGTTTTACTGATAAGGAATTGGAAAGTATTTTAAACGATTTATATCTTGATGATATTGTTGATTTAATCGGAGAAATGCCTGCCAATATCAGTGTAAAAATATTACGAAACGTTAAAAATAAAGAAGACAGGCTCAAAATTAATAAATTATTAAAATATTCAGATGAAGCTGTTGGTTCGATTATGTCTGTTGATTTTATCTCTTTAAACGAATCAATGACTTGTTCAAAAGCGATTGAAACTATTCGCAGAAAAAGAGATGAAGCCGAATTAGTTCACTATTACGTTGTTACAAATGCAGAACAAGAAGTGGTTGGGGTAACAACGCTTGAAAACATTGTTTTTGTTGACACGAGAAGAGGAACATTGGTTCAAGAGGTTATTGAACCTGTTCAAGTCATTAATATTAATATGACTAAAGAGGAAGCAGCTGTAATATTTTCTGAACACGATATGAGTATATTACCCGTTGTAAATGATAAAAACAAACTACTTGGAATTATTACTGCCGACGACGTTATTGATGTTCTTCACGAAGAAGCTACTGAAGATATGTATAAAATGGCCGGGATTGCCAGTGATGAAGAAATATCATATGGTAAGGACACAATTAAAACCATTGTTAAATCACGTATATTTTGATTAATCATTTTAATGGTTGGTTCAACTTTATCTCAATTGGTTATTCAAATATTCCAAGATAAAATTGAAAATAGTACATACTTTGCAACAGCGATAAGTACAGCAATTGTTGTTTCAATGGTGCCTGTTATTTCCGGTACTGCTGGTAACGCTGGTGCTCAAGCAGCAACTACCGTTACTCGTGCACTTGCATTAAATGAAATAAAAGGTAATAAATGGAAGGTTATACGCTCTGAGTTGATTGGTGGTGCTATTATTGGTTTAATATTATTTGTTATAAATTTCGTTAGATTGATTTTATATTTTACAGCCACCGGAGATTTGGTTCATCCTGAAGAAGGTAAGATTACTCAATTAGGTATCATTATTATGTGTTTAGTATCAAGTTTATCAATGTTTTTAGCTGTAATATTCGCTAAATTCGTTGGTACAATAGTTCCTTTAATTGCATCTAAAATGAATAAAGATCCCGCTGTTATGTCAAGTCCTATCCTAGCAACTTTAACAGATGCTACTTCAACAGTTATATTCTTTGCAATAGCAATGGCATTATTTAAATTATTAATTTAA
- a CDS encoding phosphoglycerate kinase has translation MKKTIKDIDLTNKKVLLRVDFNVPLVSNDDKLIVADDNRILAALPTIKYILKQNAKLIILSHLSRIKTKEDLKSKSLKPVVECFKKFVNNKVTFIEKTTGDEIKKFIDQMENNEILFIENTRFMDLENKAESKKNDELSKYWASLGDVFINDAFGITHRAHASNAGIAENIKESAIGFLVENEIEHLNKLKNPARPYLAIIGGAKISDKIQVLETLLNKADKVLIGGAMAYTFNLARNVKIGKSLSEPEYVALAKKLLEKYKDKIVLPCDNAISKTFTNSVPLYTNAIDSHIDDNYEGMDIGKETIREFSNIIANAKTIFWNGPLGVCEFENYSKGTEQIAIAIAKNEDAYSIVGGGDSVAAIKKLHYENKFSFISTGGGASLEYIQNKQMPGIDSIQDK, from the coding sequence ATGAAAAAAACTATTAAAGATATTGATTTAACAAACAAAAAAGTATTATTGAGAGTGGATTTTAACGTACCATTAGTTTCTAATGATGACAAATTAATTGTTGCTGACGATAACAGAATTTTAGCTGCATTGCCAACAATAAAATATATATTAAAACAAAATGCAAAATTGATTATATTGTCACATTTATCAAGGATAAAAACTAAAGAAGATTTAAAATCAAAAAGTTTAAAACCAGTTGTAGAATGTTTTAAAAAGTTTGTGAATAACAAAGTCACTTTTATTGAAAAAACTACTGGTGATGAAATTAAAAAATTTATTGACCAAATGGAAAACAATGAAATTTTATTTATTGAAAATACAAGGTTCATGGATTTAGAAAACAAAGCTGAATCAAAGAAAAATGACGAATTATCAAAATATTGAGCTTCTTTAGGTGATGTGTTTATAAACGATGCATTCGGCATTACCCATAGAGCTCATGCATCCAATGCTGGAATTGCAGAAAATATTAAAGAATCTGCAATTGGTTTTTTGGTAGAAAATGAAATAGAACATTTGAATAAATTAAAAAACCCTGCAAGACCTTATTTAGCAATCATTGGTGGAGCAAAAATTAGTGACAAAATACAAGTGCTGGAAACATTATTAAACAAGGCTGACAAAGTATTGATTGGTGGTGCAATGGCCTACACATTTAACTTAGCAAGAAACGTTAAAATAGGTAAGTCATTATCTGAACCTGAGTATGTAGCATTAGCAAAAAAATTGCTAGAAAAATACAAAGATAAAATTGTTTTACCGTGTGATAATGCAATATCTAAAACATTTACAAATTCAGTCCCTTTATATACAAATGCTATTGACTCACATATTGATGATAATTATGAAGGTATGGATATTGGTAAAGAAACTATCAGAGAATTTTCAAACATTATTGCGAATGCCAAAACAATATTTTGAAACGGTCCTCTTGGTGTGTGTGAGTTTGAAAATTATTCAAAAGGTACTGAACAAATTGCAATAGCAATCGCCAAAAACGAAGACGCTTATTCAATTGTCGGCGGAGGAGATTCTGTCGCTGCAATTAAAAAATTACATTATGAAAACAAATTTTCGTTTATTTCCACAGGCGGTGGTGCTAGTTTAGAATATATTCAAAATAAACAAATGCCGGGTATTGATTCAATACAAGATAAATAA
- a CDS encoding ribonuclease J — protein MKPTKLWGMGGMQEIGKSTLGIEHNDKIFVLDCGIKFMDAFTTGIKGSIPDFEYLKQNTSKVQGVFITHGHEDHIGGVPYLVQQVDVKRVYAPRIAIQYLKLKFADLKIKNDIEFFELEKDSKFVFDDVVVDVWTAQHSIPDAFGIRFTTPNGSIMCTGDFRFDYTPIGNLTDFTKLEQMGKEGLDILLSDSTNAMRPNHSPSEKDILSDIESIMLNAKRKIIVTAFASNLTRIKAIIELGAKLNKKVVAFGRSMTQGIQIGRRLGYIDAPDEIFIDKKHVKKFDENELLILTTGSQGEELAGLAKMSFGKHPQIEIKKDDVIIFSSSPIPGNRSKIELLVNRLYKLGAIIKENGVDGYLHTSGHAYKDEHITIFNKTKPKYFMPYHGEYRMSVVHGHTATECGVPKENIIIAKLGEVYELKNHKVTLSNEKIHVGPVFIDGEIVSKINSNIIKERTELGTNGFVHVIIAINKQKKIIHGRPRIVSRGAFYVKNSTELLDETKRLVHSAVLYTIRNKDNWTIPELKQLIKDRLEPYFYKEKRRNVVVLSTILLVNENTKKTKSNHKTNIEKKPKKIAKKDTTKTD, from the coding sequence ATGAAACCAACCAAATTATGAGGTATGGGGGGGATGCAAGAAATTGGAAAATCAACCCTGGGAATTGAACACAACGATAAAATATTTGTTTTAGATTGTGGGATTAAATTCATGGACGCATTTACAACTGGTATTAAAGGAAGTATTCCAGATTTTGAATACTTAAAACAAAATACTTCAAAAGTTCAAGGTGTTTTTATAACACACGGACATGAAGATCACATTGGTGGAGTACCATATTTAGTACAACAAGTAGACGTAAAAAGAGTATATGCACCTAGAATTGCTATTCAGTATTTAAAATTAAAATTTGCTGATTTAAAAATCAAAAATGATATTGAATTTTTTGAACTAGAAAAAGATTCAAAATTTGTATTTGACGATGTTGTGGTAGATGTATGAACAGCACAACACTCAATTCCTGATGCATTTGGTATTCGTTTTACAACCCCAAACGGTTCAATAATGTGTACTGGTGATTTCCGTTTTGATTACACACCAATCGGTAATCTAACAGACTTTACAAAATTAGAACAAATGGGTAAAGAAGGATTGGATATTTTATTAAGTGATTCAACTAATGCTATGCGTCCTAACCACTCGCCAAGTGAAAAGGACATATTAAGTGATATTGAATCAATAATGCTTAATGCAAAAAGAAAAATTATTGTTACTGCATTCGCTTCTAATTTAACACGTATCAAAGCAATTATTGAATTAGGTGCTAAATTGAATAAAAAAGTTGTTGCCTTCGGTAGAAGTATGACTCAGGGTATTCAAATTGGTAGGCGTTTAGGATATATCGATGCACCAGATGAAATTTTTATCGATAAAAAACATGTGAAAAAATTTGACGAGAATGAATTATTAATTTTAACAACTGGTTCTCAAGGTGAAGAATTAGCAGGACTTGCTAAGATGAGTTTTGGTAAACACCCTCAAATTGAAATTAAAAAAGATGATGTTATTATATTTTCTTCTAGCCCAATTCCTGGTAATAGATCAAAAATAGAATTACTAGTTAACAGATTGTACAAATTAGGTGCAATAATAAAAGAAAATGGTGTAGACGGTTATTTACATACATCTGGACATGCTTATAAAGATGAACATATAACAATATTTAACAAAACAAAACCTAAGTATTTTATGCCCTATCATGGTGAATACAGGATGAGTGTAGTTCATGGACATACAGCTACTGAATGTGGTGTTCCAAAGGAAAACATTATTATTGCTAAACTTGGTGAAGTATATGAACTAAAAAATCACAAAGTAACTTTATCAAATGAAAAAATTCATGTTGGACCAGTATTTATAGATGGTGAAATAGTATCTAAAATTAACTCTAACATAATAAAAGAAAGAACAGAGTTAGGCACGAATGGTTTTGTACATGTAATTATTGCAATTAATAAACAAAAGAAAATTATTCACGGTAGACCAAGAATTGTTTCAAGAGGAGCTTTCTATGTGAAGAACTCAACAGAATTATTAGATGAAACAAAAAGATTAGTTCACAGTGCTGTTTTATACACAATTAGAAATAAAGATAATTGAACAATACCTGAATTAAAACAATTGATTAAAGATAGATTAGAACCTTATTTTTACAAAGAAAAACGTAGAAATGTTGTTGTACTATCAACGATATTATTAGTTAATGAAAACACTAAAAAAACCAAATCAAACCACAAAACAAACATTGAAAAAAAACCAAAAAAAATAGCCAAAAAAGATACTACAAAAACCGATTAA
- a CDS encoding cation diffusion facilitator family transporter, with protein sequence MHNHNHDNDLKNLNNISIIFYISIVLNLLFTITEYVMGYITDSLSLIADATHNFGDVGSLIIALIAHKLLQKASNKFYTYGYKRISITAALVNAIILIVLSINIGISAIERFTGTPQLVGLQIIITSAVGVVINTLSALLFWKSQKSDINIKGAFLHLLIDSLVSVSVLVSGIIIQFTGWNLIDPIMSILISVVILLSTWKLLRESFKLSLDAVPNGINVSEIESMILENQKIKYIHHLHIWALSSRVNASTVHVVLKEEIPFEDFFEIKKDIKNKMRNKNIKHITIEIDKPRY encoded by the coding sequence ATGCATAATCATAATCACGACAATGATTTAAAAAATTTAAACAATATAAGTATTATTTTTTACATCAGTATTGTATTGAATTTATTATTCACTATTACTGAGTATGTTATGGGTTACATTACTGATTCACTTTCATTAATTGCGGATGCTACTCATAATTTTGGAGACGTAGGAAGCTTAATCATAGCTTTAATAGCTCACAAATTATTACAAAAAGCATCTAATAAATTTTATACTTATGGTTATAAAAGAATCTCAATAACGGCAGCGTTAGTAAATGCAATCATATTAATTGTTTTGTCAATAAATATTGGTATTAGTGCTATTGAAAGATTCACGGGAACGCCGCAATTAGTTGGACTTCAAATAATTATTACTTCAGCAGTCGGAGTTGTGATCAATACTCTTTCAGCTTTATTGTTTTGAAAATCACAAAAATCAGACATTAACATAAAAGGGGCGTTTTTACATTTATTGATTGATTCGTTAGTATCAGTATCTGTACTTGTTTCAGGAATAATTATTCAATTTACTGGTTGAAATCTTATTGATCCAATTATGAGTATATTAATTTCAGTAGTAATATTACTTTCAACCTGAAAATTATTACGCGAAAGCTTTAAATTATCATTAGATGCCGTGCCTAATGGCATAAACGTTTCTGAGATAGAATCAATGATTTTAGAAAATCAAAAAATTAAATATATTCATCATTTACATATTTGAGCATTGAGTTCAAGAGTAAACGCTTCAACAGTTCATGTTGTTTTAAAAGAAGAAATACCTTTTGAAGATTTTTTTGAAATTAAAAAAGATATCAAAAATAAAATGAGAAACAAAAATATAAAACACATAACAATCGAAATTGACAAGCCAAGATATTAA
- a CDS encoding TM2 domain-containing protein, translating into MNKKRCLLKNRWMQVMLLNAFLGFLGVDRFYTKKYYLGVAKFLSLGGLFIWVIIDCILLMFEKYKDGNDNYIKY; encoded by the coding sequence ATGAACAAAAAAAGATGTTTACTAAAAAACAGATGAATGCAAGTTATGCTATTAAATGCGTTTTTAGGTTTTTTAGGAGTTGACAGATTTTACACAAAAAAATATTATTTAGGTGTTGCTAAATTCTTGTCATTGGGTGGCTTATTTATATGAGTGATCATTGATTGCATATTATTAATGTTTGAAAAATACAAAGATGGCAATGACAACTATATAAAATATTAA
- a CDS encoding CNNM domain-containing protein has product MTEDSQNLFLLTANAANSQTPSSVAIQVVLLCVLILLLITSAIVSGCETAYTSISLPKIENMIEKQERGAKLIKKHFTSFNQTLSTILFINNLVNIASSTLTAYILGSWLGEGSNLVPIISTVVLTPIIVVFSEILPKLLAKQHTIGYLKIFVYFIHVLYIISWPITFVISKLGKEVLVTNSEDEIKSIINIASDEGVLETNESILTQNALDLDSTKINSHYVKLKDVTCIGANASLKEAFEVFEKTQYSRLPIMKDNMLIGIVHLKDIFNKKTGRVIAYLKPVPTISVHSSLSSALEKMRLNRVQMAFVTPNNSSNEIKGIITIEDIIEELVGEIYDEFDNDEDIYEISLQKSRTKGSINLKTLFKQLDIENEINENEEEMEVADWLSMKLGHNIRKHDRFVLDDEIAFKVLENDDNNDNIIIEINIL; this is encoded by the coding sequence ATGACAGAAGATTCCCAGAATTTATTTTTATTAACTGCAAATGCAGCAAACTCTCAAACACCTAGTTCAGTAGCAATACAAGTTGTATTGTTGTGTGTGCTAATACTGCTTTTAATTACATCAGCCATAGTGTCTGGTTGTGAAACAGCGTATACTTCAATTTCACTACCTAAAATTGAAAACATGATTGAAAAACAAGAAAGAGGGGCTAAGTTAATAAAAAAACATTTCACCTCTTTTAATCAAACATTGAGTACTATTTTATTTATTAATAACTTAGTAAACATTGCTTCATCTACTTTAACAGCGTATATATTAGGGTCATGACTTGGCGAAGGTTCTAATTTAGTACCAATTATATCAACTGTAGTCTTAACACCAATTATTGTTGTATTCAGTGAAATATTGCCAAAATTACTAGCTAAACAACATACAATCGGATATTTAAAAATATTTGTATATTTCATCCATGTTTTATACATTATTTCTTGACCAATAACATTCGTAATTTCAAAACTGGGTAAAGAGGTATTAGTAACTAACTCAGAAGATGAAATCAAGTCAATTATTAATATTGCCAGCGACGAAGGTGTACTTGAAACAAATGAATCTATACTTACTCAAAATGCTTTAGACTTAGATTCAACCAAAATTAACAGTCACTATGTTAAATTAAAGGATGTAACATGTATAGGCGCAAACGCTTCATTAAAAGAGGCTTTTGAAGTTTTTGAAAAAACTCAATACTCCAGATTACCAATCATGAAAGACAATATGTTAATTGGTATTGTACACTTGAAAGACATATTCAATAAAAAAACAGGCAGGGTTATTGCTTACTTAAAACCAGTACCTACCATCTCAGTACACTCATCGCTTTCTAGCGCATTAGAAAAAATGAGATTAAATAGAGTTCAAATGGCTTTTGTTACTCCGAATAATTCAAGTAATGAAATCAAAGGTATTATCACTATTGAAGACATAATTGAAGAATTAGTTGGTGAAATTTATGATGAATTCGACAACGATGAAGATATATATGAAATTTCATTACAAAAATCAAGAACAAAAGGTTCGATTAATTTAAAAACATTATTCAAACAACTTGACATTGAAAATGAAATTAATGAAAATGAAGAAGAAATGGAAGTGGCTGATTGATTATCAATGAAGTTAGGTCACAACATTAGAAAGCATGACCGTTTTGTTTTAGATGATGAGATTGCATTTAAAGTCTTAGAAAATGATGACAATAATGATAACATTATCATAGAAATAAATATTTTATAA